Proteins encoded by one window of Vigna radiata var. radiata cultivar VC1973A unplaced genomic scaffold, Vradiata_ver6 scaffold_176, whole genome shotgun sequence:
- the LOC106780231 gene encoding zinc-finger homeodomain protein 1-like, whose translation MDFEDHDEAQLGMPGPTYDHSPFNPCRVKMPTHTPQEDPLPPAATPPPTINRNNARGKYKECLKNHAVGIGGHALDGCGEFMAAGAEGTLDALKCAACNCHRNFHRKDPSESSFLMPFQHRRHQPPPQFAAAYYRAPAGYLQVAGPHRGGLATLALPSTSGAGGGAQSPREDQEDVSDPSGGGSGSNKKRFRTKFTLEQKDKMLAFAEKLGWRIQKHDESVVQEFCSQTGVQRHVLKVWMHNNKHTLGKKP comes from the coding sequence ATGGATTTCGAGGACCATGACGAAGCTCAGTTGGGGATGCCTGGGCCCACCTATGATCACTCGCCGTTCAACCCCTGCCGAGTCAAAATGCCAACTCACACCCCCCAGGAAGACCCCCTGCCGCCGGCGGCCACTCCACCACCCACCATCAACCGAAACAACGCCAGGGGAAAGTACAAAGAGTGCCTCAAGAACCACGCCGTCGGAATCGGCGGCCACGCGCTCGACGGCTGCGGTGAGTTCATGGCGGCGGGCGCCGAGGGTACCCTGGATGCCCTCAAATGCGCTGCCTGCAACTGCCACCGCAACTTCCACCGGAAGGACCCGTCGGAGAGCTCCTTCCTAATGCCCTTCCAGCACCGCCGCCACCAGCCGCCGCCACAGTTCGCGGCGGCTTACTACAGGGCCCCGGCGGGATACTTGCAGGTGGCGGGGCCGCATCGTGGAGGCCTTGCCACGCTGGCACTCCCGTCCACGTCAGGTGCGGGCGGTGGGGCCCAGAGCCCAAGGGAGGACCAGGAAGATGTGTCGGACCCAAGTGGTGGTGGTAGCGGGTCCAACAAGAAGAGGTTCAGAACCAAGTTCACTCTGGAACAGAAAGACAAGATGCTCGCTTTCGCTGAAAAACTGGGTTGGAGGATTCAGAAGCACGACGAGAGTGTCGTGCAGGAGTTCTGTTCCCAAACTGGTGTTCAGCGTCACGTCCTCAAGGTTTGGATGCATAACAACAAGCACACCCTTGGTAAGAAGCCCTAG